One region of Olleya sp. Hel_I_94 genomic DNA includes:
- a CDS encoding DUF3575 domain-containing protein, with translation MKKTLLLFVLLLTSFYGFAQEKQEVSDEKQNELKLNMTNIIIFKFLDITYEKALNEESAVGVSVLYNFSDDNDDGLDEYRKFSITPYYRHYFSKQYAEGFFVEGFTMLHTGEENNNIYILYDDNNPSLGGDFKDENYTDLAIGLSTGFKAVSNRGFVAEIYLGIGRDLLGNSDLEVVGRGGISLGFRF, from the coding sequence ATGAAAAAAACACTTTTATTATTCGTTTTATTATTGACTTCTTTTTATGGGTTTGCTCAAGAAAAGCAAGAGGTATCTGATGAGAAACAAAATGAACTAAAACTAAATATGACCAATATAATCATATTTAAATTTTTAGACATTACTTATGAAAAAGCACTTAACGAAGAATCTGCAGTTGGTGTTAGTGTGCTTTATAATTTTTCTGACGATAATGATGATGGGTTAGACGAATACCGAAAATTTTCTATAACACCTTACTACAGACATTATTTTTCTAAACAATATGCTGAAGGGTTTTTTGTCGAAGGCTTTACAATGTTACATACAGGAGAAGAAAACAATAATATTTACATCCTATATGATGACAATAACCCAAGCTTAGGAGGCGATTTTAAAGATGAAAACTACACTGATTTAGCTATAGGACTTTCAACAGGTTTTAAAGCTGTAAGCAACCGTGGTTTTGTTGCAGAAATTTATTTAGGAATTGGGAGAGATCTACTAGGAAATAGTGATCTTGAAGTTGTAGGTCGTGGTGGAATTTCACTGGGCTTTAGATTTTAA
- a CDS encoding glycine--tRNA ligase — protein sequence MANNDDQFKKVISHAKEYGYVFQSSEIYDGLSAVYDYAQNGAELKKNIRDYWWKAMVQMNDNIVGIDAAIFMHPTTWKASGHVDAFSDPLIDNKDSKKRYRADVLVEDYCAKIEAKIDKEVAKAEKRFGEAFNKQEFISTNPRVLGYQEKIDTILKRLGKSLEAEDLADVKALIEELDIACPLSGSRNWTDVKQFNLMFGTKLGATAETAMDLYLRPETAQGIFVNFLNVQKTGRMKIPFGIAQTGKAFRNEIVARQFIFRMREFEQMEMQFFIKPGTQKEWFDYWKETRLKWHKSLGLGEDNYRFHDHEKLAHYADAATDIEFKFPFGFKELEGIHSRTDFDLKQHEEFSGKKLQYFDHEDNASYTPYVLETSIGLDRMFLAVFSNSLMDETLEDGSVRTVLKLPAVLAPVKAAVFPLVKKDGLPEIAKQIIEDLKWDFNVFYDEKDAVGKRYRRQDANGTPFCITVDHDTLTDNTVTIRHRDTMEQKRVKIEDLKDLIKAEVDVKHWLMKM from the coding sequence ATGGCAAACAACGACGATCAATTTAAAAAAGTAATCTCTCACGCAAAGGAGTATGGTTACGTATTCCAAAGTAGTGAAATCTATGATGGACTTAGCGCAGTTTACGACTACGCTCAAAATGGAGCAGAATTAAAGAAAAACATACGTGACTATTGGTGGAAAGCAATGGTACAGATGAATGATAATATTGTTGGTATCGATGCAGCAATATTTATGCATCCAACAACTTGGAAAGCCTCAGGACACGTAGATGCCTTTAGTGACCCATTAATAGACAACAAAGATTCTAAAAAAAGATATAGAGCAGACGTTTTAGTAGAGGACTATTGTGCTAAAATTGAAGCAAAAATCGATAAAGAAGTCGCTAAAGCGGAAAAACGTTTTGGCGAAGCTTTCAATAAACAAGAATTTATTTCTACCAATCCTAGAGTTTTAGGTTATCAAGAAAAAATTGATACCATATTAAAACGCTTAGGAAAATCTTTAGAAGCTGAAGATTTAGCAGATGTTAAAGCTTTAATTGAAGAGCTAGACATTGCTTGTCCTTTATCAGGAAGTAGAAACTGGACAGACGTCAAGCAATTTAACCTAATGTTTGGTACCAAACTTGGTGCTACAGCAGAGACTGCAATGGATTTGTATTTACGTCCAGAAACAGCTCAAGGTATTTTTGTAAACTTTTTAAATGTGCAAAAAACGGGAAGAATGAAAATTCCTTTCGGAATTGCTCAAACAGGTAAAGCGTTTAGAAATGAGATTGTTGCAAGACAATTTATTTTTAGAATGCGTGAGTTTGAACAAATGGAAATGCAATTTTTTATTAAACCAGGCACACAAAAAGAATGGTTTGATTACTGGAAAGAAACCAGATTAAAATGGCATAAGTCTTTAGGTTTAGGTGAAGACAACTACCGTTTTCATGACCATGAAAAATTAGCACATTACGCAGACGCTGCAACAGATATCGAGTTTAAATTTCCGTTTGGTTTTAAAGAATTAGAAGGAATCCACTCGCGTACTGATTTTGATTTAAAACAACACGAAGAATTTTCAGGAAAAAAACTTCAGTATTTTGATCATGAAGACAACGCAAGTTATACACCATATGTTTTAGAAACGTCTATTGGTTTAGATAGAATGTTTTTAGCAGTATTTTCAAATTCATTAATGGACGAGACTTTAGAAGATGGTAGTGTTAGAACGGTTTTAAAACTACCAGCAGTCTTAGCTCCAGTAAAAGCAGCAGTTTTTCCGTTAGTTAAAAAAGATGGTTTACCAGAAATAGCTAAACAAATTATTGAAGATCTTAAATGGGACTTTAATGTGTTTTATGACGAAAAAGATGCGGTTGGTAAGCGTTACAGACGTCAAGATGCTAATGGTACACCATTTTGTATTACAGTAGATCACGACACTTTAACGGATAACACGGTTACTATTAGACATAGAGACACAATGGAACAAAAACGTGTTAAGATTGAAGATTTAAAAGACTTAATCAAAGCTGAGGTTGATGTGAAGCATTGGTTAATGAAAATGTAA
- a CDS encoding class I SAM-dependent methyltransferase, translating to MNKINFLKESLKSLKTSGTLFPSSRFLASKLLKGIDFSTAKLIVEFGPGNGVITKEILKRLQPDAKLISFEINETFYKDLLKIEDPRFIVSKQSADKVQEVIKQHGFTTTDYIVSSLPLTNIPKPITQIIMDSAFKSLNSKGYFFQFQYSLTYYAALKEKFNGNITLGFEPLNAPPAFIYTCQKD from the coding sequence TTGAACAAAATAAATTTTTTAAAAGAATCCTTAAAAAGCTTAAAAACTTCAGGTACTTTGTTTCCAAGCTCTAGATTCTTAGCATCAAAACTATTAAAAGGGATAGATTTTAGTACTGCTAAACTAATAGTGGAGTTTGGTCCAGGTAATGGTGTCATTACTAAAGAGATTTTAAAACGATTACAACCAGACGCCAAGCTGATTAGCTTTGAAATTAATGAAACCTTTTACAAAGATTTATTAAAAATAGAGGATCCAAGGTTTATTGTTTCTAAACAATCTGCCGACAAAGTACAAGAGGTAATTAAGCAACATGGTTTTACAACTACAGACTATATTGTTTCCAGTTTGCCTTTAACAAACATTCCTAAGCCAATTACTCAAATTATTATGGATAGTGCCTTTAAAAGTTTAAACTCAAAAGGCTACTTTTTTCAGTTTCAGTACAGCTTGACATACTACGCAGCATTAAAAGAAAAATTTAATGGCAATATTACATTAGGTTTTGAGCCATTAAACGCACCTCCAGCATTTATTTATACTTGTCAAAAAGACTAA
- a CDS encoding ComF family protein, translated as MSLKALANLFFPLVCNACKDTLTDNESFLCTNCRHNLPTTNFHLTQDPFVKNVFYGRAKIESATALLRFEKKGIVQHLLHQLKYGKNEAIGSFLGDWLGEELKSNHEYQAIDVVIPVPLHPKKIKKRGYNQVSKFGQNIATLLNTDFNEDLLIKITNPSKSQARKTRLERWELNNEAFAVKELEKLHNKHILLVDDIITTGNTLEACIIELNKAKNIKISIAAMAIA; from the coding sequence ATGAGTTTAAAAGCTTTAGCCAATTTGTTTTTCCCTTTGGTATGTAATGCTTGTAAGGACACTTTAACAGACAACGAATCTTTTTTATGTACCAACTGTAGACATAATCTGCCTACTACAAACTTCCATTTAACTCAAGACCCTTTTGTTAAAAACGTCTTCTATGGTCGTGCAAAAATAGAATCTGCAACAGCGTTACTACGATTTGAAAAAAAAGGAATAGTACAACATTTACTACACCAATTAAAATATGGTAAAAATGAAGCTATAGGGTCATTTTTAGGTGATTGGCTAGGCGAAGAGCTAAAATCTAACCACGAATATCAAGCTATAGATGTAGTAATTCCTGTACCATTACATCCAAAAAAAATTAAAAAAAGAGGCTATAATCAGGTCTCCAAGTTTGGTCAAAATATTGCAACATTACTTAATACGGATTTTAATGAAGACCTTTTGATTAAGATTACAAATCCATCAAAATCTCAAGCGCGAAAAACTAGATTAGAACGTTGGGAATTAAACAATGAAGCTTTTGCTGTAAAAGAACTAGAAAAACTACACAACAAGCATATCTTGTTAGTTGATGACATTATTACCACAGGAAACACCTTAGAAGCCTGTATTATAGAATTAAATAAAGCTAAAAACATAAAAATAAGTATTGCTGCTATGGCAATAGCTTAA
- a CDS encoding heavy metal translocating P-type ATPase: MEKHTNEAHNHSHNLIFGKKTELYFAILCGIFLVTGFTLAKLTDLPTWASLSSYIIAYFFGGYFITIEAGAKLPKGQFDIDFLMIAAAIGAAYIGSWAEGALLLFLFSLGHALEHYAMNKAKKSIEALSDLSPKVALVKNRNQLIETPIENLKIGDIIVVKPNTKIAADGVIISGNSSINQAPITGESMPVDKTAIPSLDKLPEFKHIDKKHIAFTGTINGDSTIEVHVLKLSHDSTVARLIKMVSEVETQKSPTQRLTKKFEKWYVPIVIIVVVLLCFVYLIIDETFSESLYRAITVLVAASPCALAISTPSAVLSGIARAAQKGVLIKGGKALEDLGSITTIAFDKTGTLTEGKPKLTNVIALNNFDENKFLQIVLEVENLSNHPLAKAIAKDIEKLHNIQFKGVAKNSEAIQGKGVTASYNNAKVFIGNLKLMQDEGITVQDSVITTMDGLLQHGHTVMLVALKNEVIGIISVMDTPRQTAESTLKRLKAIGIKRMIMLTGDHQNVGDAIAQQIGLTEAKGNLLPEDKVKAIKNLLATDGKIAMVGDGVNDAPAMALSTVSVAMGAAGSDVALETADVALMSDKIENLPFVIGLSRASKRIIKENIFISLGVVAILVPVTILGLTNIGLAVLFHEGSTIVVVLNALRLLAYKED, encoded by the coding sequence ATGGAAAAACACACTAACGAAGCACACAACCACAGCCATAATTTGATTTTTGGCAAAAAAACAGAGCTGTATTTTGCAATACTTTGTGGTATTTTTTTAGTGACTGGTTTTACCCTAGCAAAACTAACCGATTTACCAACTTGGGCATCGCTCTCAAGTTATATAATTGCTTACTTTTTTGGTGGTTATTTTATAACAATTGAAGCTGGAGCAAAACTACCAAAAGGCCAATTTGATATTGATTTTTTAATGATTGCTGCTGCGATTGGAGCAGCTTACATTGGCAGTTGGGCAGAAGGCGCTTTGCTTCTTTTCTTATTTAGTTTAGGTCATGCGCTGGAACATTACGCGATGAATAAGGCAAAAAAATCTATTGAAGCACTAAGTGATTTATCTCCTAAAGTAGCATTAGTAAAAAACCGGAATCAGCTTATTGAAACACCAATTGAAAATTTAAAAATTGGAGATATAATCGTAGTCAAACCAAACACTAAAATTGCAGCAGATGGTGTAATTATATCTGGAAACAGCAGCATTAATCAAGCACCAATAACTGGAGAAAGTATGCCTGTTGACAAAACAGCAATCCCATCTTTAGACAAGTTACCTGAGTTTAAGCACATCGATAAAAAACACATTGCGTTTACAGGTACTATAAATGGAGATAGCACCATTGAAGTACATGTTTTAAAACTAAGCCACGACTCCACAGTCGCGCGATTAATTAAAATGGTTAGCGAGGTAGAAACCCAAAAATCGCCAACCCAACGTTTAACCAAAAAATTTGAAAAATGGTATGTGCCAATAGTAATTATTGTAGTTGTTTTATTATGCTTTGTCTACCTAATTATAGACGAAACGTTTAGTGAAAGTTTGTACAGAGCCATAACTGTTTTGGTAGCAGCAAGCCCCTGTGCTTTGGCAATATCTACACCAAGTGCAGTCCTTAGCGGAATTGCAAGAGCAGCACAAAAAGGCGTTTTAATTAAAGGCGGAAAAGCATTAGAAGATTTAGGAAGCATTACCACAATTGCGTTTGATAAAACAGGAACCCTAACCGAAGGAAAGCCAAAATTAACCAATGTGATTGCTTTAAATAATTTTGATGAAAATAAATTTCTACAAATTGTTTTAGAGGTAGAAAATTTAAGTAATCATCCACTAGCAAAAGCAATAGCAAAGGATATTGAAAAACTACATAATATCCAATTTAAAGGCGTTGCTAAAAATAGTGAAGCCATACAAGGAAAAGGAGTTACAGCCTCTTACAACAATGCCAAAGTGTTTATTGGTAATCTAAAATTAATGCAAGATGAAGGCATTACTGTTCAAGATTCTGTAATCACAACAATGGATGGTCTTTTACAACATGGTCATACCGTTATGTTGGTTGCTTTAAAAAATGAAGTAATAGGTATAATTAGCGTTATGGATACGCCAAGACAAACAGCAGAAAGCACATTAAAAAGGCTAAAAGCAATTGGCATAAAACGCATGATTATGCTAACTGGAGATCATCAAAATGTTGGTGATGCTATTGCACAACAAATAGGATTAACCGAAGCAAAAGGAAACTTATTACCAGAAGATAAAGTAAAAGCTATCAAAAATTTATTAGCAACAGACGGGAAAATTGCTATGGTTGGAGATGGTGTAAATGATGCTCCAGCAATGGCTTTAAGCACTGTAAGTGTTGCTATGGGAGCAGCAGGAAGTGATGTGGCTTTAGAAACCGCAGACGTCGCTTTAATGTCTGACAAAATAGAAAACTTACCTTTTGTTATTGGGTTAAGTAGAGCATCTAAACGCATTATTAAAGAGAATATTTTTATAAGCTTAGGTGTTGTCGCTATACTTGTTCCTGTTACAATTTTAGGATTAACCAATATTGGATTGGCAGTTTTGTTTCATGAAGGATCAACCATAGTCGTTGTTTTAAATGCTTTACGCTTATTGGCTTATAAGGAAGATTAA
- a CDS encoding OmpA family protein: protein MKNRISVILLVLIATSCVSPKVYKELEGKYATLKKENRNLKDENNDLLKAKNKASNDLAQLQAKYDDAVKRRDQLETDYAVAQNKYDALKASYDALDANSSSAIAANTQKNRELLAQLETKEQALAAENARLAQLKKELEARSQRVADLESIIASKEAEMTALKNAISSALTDFEGKGLTVEQRNGKVYVSMENKLLFESGSWAVGTQGRKAVQQLGTVLGDNPEISVLIEGHTDNAPYPPKGNISNNWDLSTKRATAIVTILQENTNIKADNLTAAGRGEFAPIAPNTTAEGKAKNRRIEVILTPKLDKITNLLNN from the coding sequence ATGAAAAACAGAATTTCAGTAATCCTATTAGTGCTTATAGCAACCAGTTGCGTCTCTCCAAAAGTGTATAAGGAGTTAGAAGGTAAATATGCAACCTTAAAAAAAGAAAACAGAAACCTAAAAGATGAAAACAATGACTTGTTAAAAGCTAAAAATAAAGCTAGTAATGATTTAGCACAGCTACAAGCAAAATATGACGACGCAGTCAAACGTCGTGACCAACTAGAAACAGATTATGCAGTAGCACAAAATAAATATGATGCACTAAAAGCCTCTTACGACGCGTTAGATGCTAATAGCAGTTCTGCAATTGCAGCAAATACACAAAAAAACAGAGAGTTATTAGCGCAATTAGAAACTAAAGAGCAGGCATTAGCTGCAGAAAACGCGAGACTAGCACAGCTTAAAAAAGAGTTAGAAGCACGCTCACAACGTGTAGCAGATCTGGAAAGCATTATAGCATCCAAAGAAGCAGAAATGACAGCACTTAAAAATGCAATATCAAGTGCCTTAACAGATTTTGAAGGTAAAGGACTAACTGTAGAGCAACGTAACGGTAAAGTCTACGTATCTATGGAAAATAAATTACTTTTTGAGTCAGGTAGTTGGGCAGTTGGTACACAAGGACGTAAAGCGGTACAGCAATTAGGAACCGTATTAGGTGATAACCCGGAAATATCTGTACTTATAGAAGGTCATACAGATAACGCACCATATCCACCAAAAGGAAACATAAGTAACAACTGGGACTTGTCAACAAAACGCGCCACAGCAATTGTAACCATTCTACAAGAAAATACAAATATTAAAGCGGACAACTTAACAGCTGCAGGTCGTGGCGAGTTTGCTCCAATTGCACCAAATACAACAGCAGAAGGTAAAGCTAAAAACCGTCGTATCGAGGTTAT
- a CDS encoding efflux RND transporter periplasmic adaptor subunit yields the protein MNKIYILLFSLVLVACGNSEKTIELVPATESHNDDITITKAQFEGEKMAFGTLKEYDFNETVKVNGMIDVPPHNKSSVSTFSGGYITKTPLLIGDSVKKGQLLVTLENPEFVEIQQNYLEVSEQLNYLKSEFNRQKTLFEEKITSEKNYLKAESAYKSNLAHYNGLRKKLQMLNINPSSVEQGHISSTVNLYAPISGHVTKVNISNGTYVSPSDVIMEIVDIDHIHLELSVFEKDIMQIKKSQKILFKIPEASDKTFEAEVHLVGTTIDEQTRRVKVHGHVDNDKENFIVGMFVDADIIIDSKKGFGLPKEALIEVDNEFFVLILEEENTNEFHFKKFKLELGKQTEDYVEILNSEVLKDKQIVTKGTNMLLNNGEGGHSH from the coding sequence ATGAACAAGATATATATCCTATTATTTTCGCTGGTTTTAGTAGCCTGCGGAAATTCAGAAAAAACAATAGAACTAGTTCCTGCAACAGAATCACATAATGACGACATCACCATTACAAAAGCACAGTTTGAAGGCGAAAAAATGGCTTTTGGAACATTAAAGGAATATGATTTTAATGAAACCGTAAAAGTAAACGGAATGATTGATGTGCCTCCACACAACAAATCTAGCGTTTCTACTTTTTCTGGTGGCTACATCACAAAAACACCTTTGCTAATTGGAGATAGCGTAAAAAAAGGACAACTTTTAGTCACCTTGGAAAATCCGGAATTTGTTGAGATTCAGCAAAACTACTTAGAAGTTTCAGAGCAATTAAATTATTTAAAATCTGAATTCAACAGACAAAAAACATTGTTTGAAGAAAAAATTACTTCAGAAAAGAACTACTTAAAAGCCGAAAGCGCTTACAAAAGTAACCTTGCACATTATAACGGACTGCGTAAAAAATTACAAATGCTAAACATTAATCCTAGTAGCGTGGAGCAAGGACATATTTCTTCCACTGTAAATTTATATGCACCAATTTCTGGTCATGTTACAAAGGTTAATATTAGTAACGGAACCTATGTTTCGCCTAGCGATGTTATCATGGAAATTGTAGATATTGACCATATTCACTTAGAGTTATCAGTCTTTGAAAAAGACATTATGCAAATTAAAAAAAGTCAAAAAATCCTGTTTAAAATTCCTGAAGCTTCGGACAAAACCTTTGAAGCAGAAGTGCATTTGGTTGGTACTACAATTGATGAACAAACACGACGCGTAAAAGTACATGGACACGTAGATAACGACAAGGAAAATTTTATTGTTGGGATGTTTGTAGATGCTGATATTATTATAGATAGTAAAAAAGGATTCGGTTTGCCAAAAGAAGCACTAATTGAAGTTGATAATGAATTTTTTGTTTTAATTTTAGAAGAAGAAAATACAAATGAATTTCATTTTAAAAAGTTTAAATTAGAACTTGGAAAACAAACTGAAGACTATGTCGAAATTTTAAATTCTGAAGTTTTAAAGGATAAACAAATAGTGACAAAAGGCACAAATATGTTACTAAATAATGGCGAAGGAGGACACAGTCATTAA
- a CDS encoding exodeoxyribonuclease III — translation MKIISYNVNGIRAAINKGFIDWLQSANPDVICLQEIKAMEEQLDLDLFKDAGYHYNYWFSAQKKGYSGVAVLCKTKPNHIEYGTGIESMDFEGRNLRVDYDNLSIMSMYLPSGTNAARLEHKFDYMDLIQKYLNKLTDTLPNLVVCGDYNICHEEIDIHNPKMKGVSGFLPEEREWLGDFIDSGFIDSFRHLNPERQEYSWWSYRANARANNKGWRLDYAMVSQPLQQKIKRAVILPEAKHSDHCPILVEIES, via the coding sequence ATGAAAATTATCTCATATAACGTTAACGGAATTAGAGCAGCAATCAACAAAGGATTTATAGATTGGTTACAAAGCGCCAATCCTGATGTGATTTGTTTGCAAGAGATAAAAGCAATGGAAGAACAGTTAGATTTAGATTTGTTTAAAGACGCTGGTTACCATTATAATTACTGGTTTAGCGCTCAAAAAAAAGGCTATAGTGGTGTCGCTGTATTGTGTAAAACTAAACCTAATCATATAGAGTATGGTACAGGAATAGAGTCTATGGATTTTGAAGGACGTAATCTTCGTGTGGATTATGATAACCTATCAATTATGAGCATGTATTTGCCTTCTGGCACCAATGCTGCACGATTAGAGCATAAGTTTGATTACATGGATTTAATCCAAAAGTATTTAAATAAATTAACAGATACGTTACCCAATTTAGTAGTTTGTGGAGACTACAATATATGTCATGAAGAAATTGATATCCACAACCCTAAAATGAAAGGTGTTTCTGGTTTTTTACCAGAAGAGCGTGAGTGGTTAGGCGATTTTATAGACTCAGGTTTTATAGATTCGTTTAGGCATTTAAACCCTGAGCGTCAAGAGTATTCTTGGTGGAGCTATCGTGCAAATGCAAGAGCTAATAACAAAGGTTGGCGTTTAGATTATGCAATGGTTAGCCAACCATTACAACAAAAAATAAAAAGAGCAGTTATATTACCAGAAGCTAAACATAGTGACCATTGTCCTATTTTAGTCGAAATTGAATCATAA
- a CDS encoding nitrilase family protein, whose product MDTVLNIAIIQSDLVWENPEQNRLNFSEKINAISDTVDLIVLPEMFTSGFTMFPQFVAEAMDGKTIQWMQSLAKAKNAAIVGSLVIKVDDNYYNRLVFVHPNGLIDTYDKRHTFTLAGEDKVYKKGNQKLIINYKGFKIRPLICYDLRFPVWSRISEDYDVLLYVANWPKKRIKAWDTLLQARAIENMSYCIGVNRVGLDANNFEYPGHSAVYDALGEKLVDVNPNTEAVKLVALTKFHVDATRKKLRFLDDKDGFILE is encoded by the coding sequence GTGGACACTGTATTAAATATTGCAATTATTCAGTCTGATTTGGTTTGGGAAAATCCTGAACAAAACAGACTGAATTTTTCAGAAAAAATAAATGCAATATCTGATACTGTAGATTTAATTGTTTTACCAGAAATGTTTACTTCTGGATTTACTATGTTTCCGCAATTTGTTGCAGAAGCTATGGATGGTAAAACCATACAATGGATGCAGTCCTTAGCAAAAGCAAAAAATGCAGCAATAGTTGGTAGCTTGGTTATAAAAGTGGATGATAATTACTATAATAGACTAGTTTTTGTACATCCTAATGGACTTATTGATACTTATGACAAGCGACATACGTTTACGTTGGCAGGAGAGGATAAAGTATATAAAAAAGGGAATCAAAAACTAATAATAAACTACAAAGGTTTTAAGATTAGACCTTTAATTTGTTACGACTTGCGCTTTCCGGTTTGGTCCAGAATCTCTGAGGATTATGACGTGCTTTTATACGTGGCAAATTGGCCTAAAAAAAGGATTAAAGCTTGGGATACTTTGTTACAAGCAAGAGCAATAGAAAATATGAGCTATTGTATTGGTGTAAATAGGGTAGGATTGGATGCTAATAATTTTGAGTATCCAGGACACTCTGCTGTATATGATGCTTTAGGTGAAAAATTGGTAGATGTCAACCCAAATACCGAAGCTGTTAAGCTAGTGGCTTTAACTAAATTTCATGTAGATGCTACCAGGAAAAAACTACGTTTCTTGGACGATAAAGATGGTTTTATTTTAGAATAA
- a CDS encoding Ig-like domain-containing protein yields MCAIALSFINCANRGNISGGEPDITPPKITKTFPKNYSTNFNSKEIRIYFDEYIKIKNLSKQLIISPPMDITPEITPLGSSSDFIKIKIFDTLKPNTTYAFNFGNSIVDNNEENPYTYYKYVFSTGDYIDSLKVKGKVMDALNRTTDPFISVNLYEKDSTYTDSVVYKKNPKYVTNTLDSTTNFTLENLKAGTYKLIALKDNNSNNKFDQKTDKIGFKEEFITVSTDSSAFYELKLFKEEINYKAEKPKLVSGEKIIFGFEGKDYKNMSIDLLSEVPADYTSSYYKDQETDSLNYFYKPKLEVDSLVFKVSYKTKIDTFTVRIKNNKKDSLLLKATPNSNIDFIETLKISANIPITKFDKNQISIMDKDSTNVAFTTKLDTLQNTIEVLFDKKEDNKYKVRLLPNAVTDFFDNTNDTLNFNLSTVKASSLGNVRVNIKNGVYPLIVQLVDDKNEVKYEKYITKPEPLDFYLVKPNKYYIRAIFDSNKNKIYDTGVYLTSKNPERVSYSEKPIEVRVGWELIEEFILK; encoded by the coding sequence TTGTGCGCTATAGCGCTCTCTTTTATCAATTGTGCTAATAGAGGAAATATTAGTGGAGGAGAACCAGATATTACGCCTCCAAAAATTACAAAAACATTTCCTAAAAATTACTCTACAAACTTTAATAGTAAAGAAATAAGAATCTATTTTGACGAGTATATTAAAATTAAAAATCTGTCTAAACAGCTTATTATTTCGCCACCAATGGATATCACGCCAGAGATAACACCATTAGGAAGCTCTAGCGACTTTATAAAAATTAAAATATTTGATACTTTAAAACCAAATACCACCTATGCTTTTAATTTTGGTAATAGTATAGTAGACAACAACGAAGAAAATCCATACACGTATTATAAATATGTGTTTTCTACAGGTGATTATATAGATTCTTTAAAAGTAAAAGGTAAAGTAATGGATGCATTAAACCGCACCACAGACCCTTTTATATCTGTTAATTTATATGAAAAGGATTCCACTTACACAGACTCTGTTGTCTATAAAAAAAATCCAAAATACGTAACCAACACTTTAGATAGTACCACAAATTTTACGTTAGAAAACTTAAAAGCAGGAACTTACAAACTAATTGCTTTAAAAGACAATAACAGCAATAATAAGTTTGACCAAAAAACAGATAAAATTGGTTTTAAAGAAGAATTTATTACTGTATCAACAGACAGTTCTGCTTTTTACGAATTAAAATTATTTAAAGAAGAAATAAATTATAAAGCAGAAAAACCCAAACTAGTTTCTGGCGAAAAAATCATATTTGGTTTTGAAGGTAAAGATTACAAAAACATGAGTATTGATCTATTGTCAGAGGTTCCTGCAGATTACACGTCAAGCTACTATAAAGATCAAGAAACCGACAGTTTAAACTACTTTTACAAACCTAAACTAGAAGTAGACTCATTAGTTTTTAAAGTTAGTTACAAAACTAAAATTGACACCTTTACGGTTAGAATTAAGAACAATAAAAAAGATTCGTTATTACTTAAAGCGACACCTAATAGCAATATAGATTTTATTGAAACTTTAAAAATTTCGGCAAATATCCCGATTACCAAATTTGACAAAAATCAAATTAGTATCATGGATAAAGACTCAACTAATGTTGCTTTTACAACTAAGTTAGATACATTACAAAATACAATAGAGGTTTTATTTGATAAAAAAGAAGACAACAAATACAAAGTCCGATTGTTACCAAATGCTGTAACCGACTTTTTTGACAATACTAATGACACTTTAAACTTTAACTTATCTACCGTTAAAGCATCTAGTTTAGGAAACGTACGTGTCAATATTAAAAATGGTGTTTACCCTTTGATTGTGCAATTAGTAGATGACAAAAACGAGGTTAAATACGAAAAGTATATCACCAAACCAGAACCCTTAGATTTCTATTTAGTTAAACCTAACAAGTATTATATAAGAGCTATTTTTGACTCCAACAAAAATAAAATATATGATACAGGAGTCTATTTAACTTCTAAAAACCCAGAGCGTGTAAGCTATTCTGAAAAACCTATTGAGGTTAGAGTTGGCTGGGAATTAATTGAAGAATTTATTCTAAAATAA